CACGGGCGTCGAGCCGCGTCTGTGGTGCCATGGGCGGACCCGTGTGGTACTCCGCCGACGGCGGCGCAGTACGACGGCTGTCCTGCGCCGACGCGGTGCAGATCTCACCCAGTTCCTCGAAGAGGACCGCCAGCGAGCGCCGGTCGGCGACCAGTTGATGCGCGCAGAGCAGCAGCGCGTGCTCGCCGGGGCCGAGCGACAGCAGTCCCGCCCGCCACAGCGGGCCCAGTTCCTTGTCGAACGGTCTGGCGGTCAGCTCCTTCGCCCACTGCCGGATCCTGCGCATCCGGTCCTCGGGCGCCGTTGTGGCCTCCTCCCGTACGACGTCCAGAGAGACGTCCGGGGCCGGGAGTACCACGGGCTGGGGACGGGCGTGCTGTGTCCGGAACACGGTGCGCAGCAGCGGGTGGCGGGCGGCGAGTTCCGACAGTGCGCCGCGGACCGTCCGCGCGCTCAGCTCACCGGTGACGAGCATCAGTTCGCCGAGGGTGAAGATCTCGTCCCGCGGGTGCAGCTCGTTGAGAAGCCAAACGCGTTCCTGGCCGGGCGACAGAGTGGTGGCCGACAGAGTCATGGTTCGCAACACCCCAGAGGTTTCAGGATTGGTCCGCGATCAGTTGCCCGCCCCGGGCGAACTCGGTCGCGTCCATCTCGACGAACCGGACACGCACCTCTTCGGGTTTCGCGTCCAGGCATTTCACGGCGAGCCGGGTGATCTCGTCGGCGAACAGGCGCCTCTGCTCCAGCGTGCGCCCCTTGAGCGCGAGCACGGTGATGAACGGCATGGGGTTCCTTCCACTCGGCGTGGCGCGCTCACCCGAGGTGAACGGCGACGTCCTCGACGAAGCGGCTGATCATGGCCGTCTGGTCCGGGACTCCGTAGAGCACCAGGGAGACGCGGTCGGCTCCGGTCTCGCGCAGTTCCTCAAGCCGTTCGATGCACCGGGACGGCGGACCGTAGATCGCGAAGCAGTCGACGAGACGGTCCGAGAGCTCGGCGGCGTGCGGTGCGCCGACGACCTCGTGCTGATACCAGTCGTAGCGCTTGGCCAGGGCGGCCATGTCCGACAGCACCGCCGCCGGCAGCCCGGCCGCCAGTTCCTCGGATTCCGGGGTCGTTCGGCTCAGCACCGAGCGCCACAGGAAGTACGCCGAGGTGGCCGCGTAGGAGCGCAGGTACTCGCGCGCCGCGTCCATGTCGTCGTGTACGAACACCGTGCCCCGGGACCACACTT
This sequence is a window from Streptomyces sp. NBC_01217. Protein-coding genes within it:
- a CDS encoding tautomerase family protein, with the translated sequence MPFITVLALKGRTLEQRRLFADEITRLAVKCLDAKPEEVRVRFVEMDATEFARGGQLIADQS